AAAATATCCCGGTATTTAATTTTATAGGGGCATTCTAATTAGAAAAATGTGTATATGCCTTAAATATTCTCTATAATCTGATAGATTTTATCAAGATCTATTTGATAATTCTCGATTTTACCATCATCACATAGTCTAGATATCTCGGGATCTACTGGTATACTGCCTATTTCTGGAATTCCCATCTTAGAGTTTTCCCCATTTCCGAATAGATCAATTTTTTTTCCACATGTGGGGCATGATGCATATGCCATATTTTCAACTACGCCCAATACTTTAACATTCAACTCTTCTGCCATGGAAACTGCTTTTTTCACTATTGTTGAAGCTAAAATTTGAGGAGAGGTTACAACTACAAATCCATCAAGTTTAATACTTTGCATTAAGGTAAGTTGAACATCACTAGTTCCAGGGGGTAAATCAAATAACAAATAATCGATATCTTCCCATAAAACATCTGCAAGAAATTG
This region of Syntrophorhabdaceae bacterium genomic DNA includes:
- a CDS encoding P-loop NTPase is translated as MESNLKEHLKVQKMNIDERMSKIGKKIAVGSGKGGVGKSVVTSLIASYLAKQGKTVGILDLDITGPSIPMMFGIDEKPIGGSSGIIPVVSKSGIKIMSMSLFLPNNEDAVIWRGLRISGAVSQFLADVLWEDIDYLLFDLPPGTSDVQLTLMQSIKLDGFVVVTSPQILASTIVKKAVSMAEELNVKVLGVVENMAYASCPTCGKKIDLFGNGENSKMGIPEIGSIPVDPEISRLCDDGKIENYQIDLDKIYQIIENI